A part of Streptomyces sp. NBC_01235 genomic DNA contains:
- a CDS encoding helix-turn-helix domain-containing protein: MNPHPPATPGASEAVTPQALRQRYESGATVDELVTTSGLSYGTVLNRLHDAGTVMRTSWQTRRMRQNPQARKRLAAHLRTLHEQHGATLTELATTAGETRRGARRLLIEAGGTVRTTQQTQRMRTAARAAERYKVALSLRARYEDGATVPDLAREHSYSIATVYRLLHQAGTRMRPQHHHGPAHDTKERP; encoded by the coding sequence ATGAACCCACACCCCCCGGCCACGCCTGGCGCGAGCGAGGCTGTGACGCCCCAGGCCCTGCGCCAGCGGTACGAGTCCGGTGCCACGGTCGACGAACTCGTCACCACAAGCGGCCTGTCCTACGGCACCGTCCTCAACCGGCTGCACGACGCCGGGACCGTCATGCGCACCTCCTGGCAGACCCGCCGGATGCGGCAGAACCCACAAGCCCGCAAGCGCCTCGCGGCCCATCTGCGCACCCTGCACGAGCAGCACGGCGCAACCCTCACCGAACTCGCCACAACGGCGGGAGAGACGAGGCGCGGCGCCCGGCGCCTGCTGATCGAGGCCGGCGGCACCGTGCGCACCACCCAGCAGACCCAGCGGATGCGCACGGCAGCGCGGGCCGCCGAACGGTACAAGGTCGCGCTGTCCCTGCGGGCCCGGTACGAGGACGGCGCCACGGTCCCCGACCTCGCCAGGGAACACAGCTACTCCATCGCCACCGTCTACCGGCTCCTGCACCAAGCAGGCACCCGCATGCGGCCCCAGCACCACCACGGACCGGCCCACGACACGAAGGAGCGGCCATGA